A portion of the Desmodus rotundus isolate HL8 chromosome 8, HLdesRot8A.1, whole genome shotgun sequence genome contains these proteins:
- the LRP12 gene encoding low-density lipoprotein receptor-related protein 12 isoform X2 encodes MARRWSTKESPRWRSALVLLFLAGVYGNGALAEHSENVHISGVSTACGETPEQIRAPSGIITSPGWPSEYPAKINCSWLIRANPGEIITISFQDFDIQGSRRCSLDWLTIETYKNIESYRACGSTIPPPYISSQDHVWIRFHSDDRISRKGFRLAYFSGKSEEPNCACDQFRCGNGKCIPEAWKCNDMDECGDSSDEETCAKEANPPTAASFQPCAYNQFQCLSRFTKVYTCLPESLKCDGNIDCLDLGDEIDCEVPTCGQWLKYFYGTFNSPNYPDFYPPGSNCTWLIDTGDHRKVILRFTDFKLDGTGYGDYVKIYDGLEENPHKLLRVLTAFDSHAPLTVVSSSGQIRVHFCADKVNAARGFNATYQVDGFCLPWEVPCGGNWGCYTEQQRCDGYWHCPNGRDEINCTMCQKEEFPCSRNGVCYPRSDRCNYQNHCPNGSDEKNCFFCQPGNFHCKNNRCVFESWVCDSQDDCGDGSDEENCPVIVPTRVITAAVIGSLICGLLLVIALGCTCKLYSLRMFERRSFETQLSRVEAELLRREAPPSYGQLIAQGLIPPVEDFPVCSPNQASVLENLRLAVRSQLGFTSIRLPMAGRSSSIWNRIFNFARSRHSGSLALVSADGDEVVPSQSASREPERNHTHRSLFSVESDDTDTETERRDAAGAAGGVAAPLPQKVPPTTAVEATVGASGSSSTQSTRGGHTDNGRDATSVEPPSVSPARHQLTSALSRMTQGLRWVRFTLGRSSSANQNQSPLRQLDNGTGGREEDDDVEMLIPVSDGASSDFDVNDCSRPLLDLPSDQGQGLRQPYTATNPGVRPASRDGPCERCGIVHTAQIPDTCLEASLKNETSDDEALLLC; translated from the exons CCTGTGGAGAGACTCCAGAACAGATTCGAGCGCCAAGCGGTATAATCACAAGCCCAGGCTGGCCTTCCGAGTATCCCGCCAAGATCAACTGTAGCTGGCTCATAAGGGCAAACCCAGGGGAAATTATTACTATAAG TTTTCAGGACTTTGATATTCAGGGGTCCAGACGATGCAGTTTGGACTGGTTGACAATAGAAACATACAAGAACATCGAAAGTTACCGAGCCTGTGGTTCCACGATTCCACCGCCATATATTTCTTCCCAAGACCACGTGTGGATCAGGTTCCACTCCGATGACAGGATCTCTAGGAAGGGTTTCCGACTGGCGTATTTTTCAG gGAAGTCGGAGGAGCCAAACTGTGCTTGTGACCAGTTTCGTTGTGGAAATGGGAAGTGCATTCCGGAAGCCTGGAAGTGCAACGACATGGATGAATGTGGAGATAGTTCCGATGAAGAGACCTGCGCCAAAGAAGCTAACCCTCCGACGGCTGCCTCTTTCCAGCCCTGCGCTTACAACCAGTTCCAGTGTCTGTCTCGGTTTACCAAAGTGTACACCTGCCTCCCCGAATCTTTAAAATGCGATGGGAACATTGACTGCCTCGACCTAGGAGACGAGATAGACTGTGAGGTGCCGACGTGTGGGCagtggttaaaatatttttatggtactTTTAATTCTCCCAATTACCCAGACTTTTATCCTCCTGGAAGCAATTGCACCTGGCTAATAGACACTGGTGACCACCGTAAAGTCATTTTACGCTTCACCGACTTTAAACTTGATGGTACTGGTTATGGCGACTATGTGAAAATATACGATGGGTTAGAGGAGAACCCACACAAGCTCTTGCGTGTGTTGACTGCCTTTGATTCTCATGCGCCTCTTACTGTTGTTTCTTCCTCTGGACAGATAAGGGTGCATTTTTGTGCAGATAAAGTGAATGCGGCCAGGGGATTTAATGCCACTTACCAAGTAGATGGCTTCTGCCTGCCGTGGGAAGTACCCTGTGGCGGTAACTGGGGCTGCTACACCGAGCAGCAGCGCTGTGATGGGTATTGGCACTGCCCGAACGGAAGGGATGAAATCAACTGCACCATGTGCCAGAAGGAAGAGTTCCCCTGCTCCCGAAACGGCGTCTGTTACCCTCGTTCTGATCGCTGCAACTACCAGAATCACTGCCCCAATGGCTCCGATGAAAAAAACTGCTTCTTTTGCCAGCCTGGAAATTTTCACTGTAAAAACAATCGCTGTGTGTTTGAGAGCTGGGTGTGTGACTCTCAGGATGACTGCGGTGATGGCAGCGACGAGGAGAACTGCCCGGTCATTGTGCCCACCAGAGTCATCACTGCAGCCGTCATAGGGAGCCTCATCTGCGGCCTGTTGCTGGTCATCGCACTGGGGTGCACCTGCAAGCTCTACTCGCTGAGAATGTTTGAACGGAG ATCATTTGAAACACAGTTGTCCAGAGTGGAAGCAGAATTGCTAAGAAGAGAAGCCCCTCCCTCTTACGGACAACTGATTGCTCAGGGTTTAATTCCACCAGTGGAAGATTTTCCTGTTTGTTCGCCTAACCAG GCTTCCGTTCTGGAAAACCTGAGGCTAGCTGTGCGATCTCAGCTCGGATTCACTTCCATCAGACTCCCCATGGCAGGCAGATCCAGCAGCATTTGGAATCGTATCTTTAATTTTGCAAGATCTCGTCATTCGGGGTCTTTGGCTCTGGTCTCAGCAGATGGTGACGAGGTTGTCCCTAGTCAGAGTGCCAGCAGAGAACCTGAAAGAAACCACACTCACAGAAGTCTGTTTTCCGTGGAGTCAGACGACACAGACACGGAAACTGAGAGAAGAGACGCAGCAGGAGCGGCTGGTGGGGTTGCAGCTCCTTTGCCCCAGAAAGTCCCTCCCACAACAGCAGTGGAAGCAACGGTGGGAGCAAGCGGAAGTTCCTCAACCCAGAGTACCCGAGGCGGTCACACAGATAATGGAAGGGATGCGACAAGTGTGGAACCCCCAAGTGTGAGTCCAGCCCGACACCAGCTCACAAGTGCACTAAGTCGTATGACTCAGGGGCTGCGTTGGGTACGTTTTACATTAGGGCGGTCAAGCTCTGCAAATCAGAACCAGAGTCCTTTGAGACAGCTTGATAACGGGACCGGTGGAAGAGAAGAAGATGATGATGTTGAAATGCTTATTCCAGTTTCTGATGGAGCTTCTTCAGACTTTGATGTGAATGACTGCTCTAGACCTCTTCTTGATCTTCCTTCAGACCAAGGACAAGGCTTGAGGCAGCCATATACTGCAACAAACCCTGGAGTGAGGCCAGCTAGTCGAGATGGCCCCTGTGAGCGCTGTGGTATTGTCCACACAGCACAGATACCGGACACTTGCTTAGAAGCATCGCTGAAGAATGAAACGAGTGATGATGAGGCTTTGTTACTTTGTTAG
- the LRP12 gene encoding low-density lipoprotein receptor-related protein 12 isoform X1 yields the protein MARRWSTKESPRWRSALVLLFLAGVYACGETPEQIRAPSGIITSPGWPSEYPAKINCSWLIRANPGEIITISFQDFDIQGSRRCSLDWLTIETYKNIESYRACGSTIPPPYISSQDHVWIRFHSDDRISRKGFRLAYFSGKSEEPNCACDQFRCGNGKCIPEAWKCNDMDECGDSSDEETCAKEANPPTAASFQPCAYNQFQCLSRFTKVYTCLPESLKCDGNIDCLDLGDEIDCEVPTCGQWLKYFYGTFNSPNYPDFYPPGSNCTWLIDTGDHRKVILRFTDFKLDGTGYGDYVKIYDGLEENPHKLLRVLTAFDSHAPLTVVSSSGQIRVHFCADKVNAARGFNATYQVDGFCLPWEVPCGGNWGCYTEQQRCDGYWHCPNGRDEINCTMCQKEEFPCSRNGVCYPRSDRCNYQNHCPNGSDEKNCFFCQPGNFHCKNNRCVFESWVCDSQDDCGDGSDEENCPVIVPTRVITAAVIGSLICGLLLVIALGCTCKLYSLRMFERRSFETQLSRVEAELLRREAPPSYGQLIAQGLIPPVEDFPVCSPNQASVLENLRLAVRSQLGFTSIRLPMAGRSSSIWNRIFNFARSRHSGSLALVSADGDEVVPSQSASREPERNHTHRSLFSVESDDTDTETERRDAAGAAGGVAAPLPQKVPPTTAVEATVGASGSSSTQSTRGGHTDNGRDATSVEPPSVSPARHQLTSALSRMTQGLRWVRFTLGRSSSANQNQSPLRQLDNGTGGREEDDDVEMLIPVSDGASSDFDVNDCSRPLLDLPSDQGQGLRQPYTATNPGVRPASRDGPCERCGIVHTAQIPDTCLEASLKNETSDDEALLLC from the exons CCTGTGGAGAGACTCCAGAACAGATTCGAGCGCCAAGCGGTATAATCACAAGCCCAGGCTGGCCTTCCGAGTATCCCGCCAAGATCAACTGTAGCTGGCTCATAAGGGCAAACCCAGGGGAAATTATTACTATAAG TTTTCAGGACTTTGATATTCAGGGGTCCAGACGATGCAGTTTGGACTGGTTGACAATAGAAACATACAAGAACATCGAAAGTTACCGAGCCTGTGGTTCCACGATTCCACCGCCATATATTTCTTCCCAAGACCACGTGTGGATCAGGTTCCACTCCGATGACAGGATCTCTAGGAAGGGTTTCCGACTGGCGTATTTTTCAG gGAAGTCGGAGGAGCCAAACTGTGCTTGTGACCAGTTTCGTTGTGGAAATGGGAAGTGCATTCCGGAAGCCTGGAAGTGCAACGACATGGATGAATGTGGAGATAGTTCCGATGAAGAGACCTGCGCCAAAGAAGCTAACCCTCCGACGGCTGCCTCTTTCCAGCCCTGCGCTTACAACCAGTTCCAGTGTCTGTCTCGGTTTACCAAAGTGTACACCTGCCTCCCCGAATCTTTAAAATGCGATGGGAACATTGACTGCCTCGACCTAGGAGACGAGATAGACTGTGAGGTGCCGACGTGTGGGCagtggttaaaatatttttatggtactTTTAATTCTCCCAATTACCCAGACTTTTATCCTCCTGGAAGCAATTGCACCTGGCTAATAGACACTGGTGACCACCGTAAAGTCATTTTACGCTTCACCGACTTTAAACTTGATGGTACTGGTTATGGCGACTATGTGAAAATATACGATGGGTTAGAGGAGAACCCACACAAGCTCTTGCGTGTGTTGACTGCCTTTGATTCTCATGCGCCTCTTACTGTTGTTTCTTCCTCTGGACAGATAAGGGTGCATTTTTGTGCAGATAAAGTGAATGCGGCCAGGGGATTTAATGCCACTTACCAAGTAGATGGCTTCTGCCTGCCGTGGGAAGTACCCTGTGGCGGTAACTGGGGCTGCTACACCGAGCAGCAGCGCTGTGATGGGTATTGGCACTGCCCGAACGGAAGGGATGAAATCAACTGCACCATGTGCCAGAAGGAAGAGTTCCCCTGCTCCCGAAACGGCGTCTGTTACCCTCGTTCTGATCGCTGCAACTACCAGAATCACTGCCCCAATGGCTCCGATGAAAAAAACTGCTTCTTTTGCCAGCCTGGAAATTTTCACTGTAAAAACAATCGCTGTGTGTTTGAGAGCTGGGTGTGTGACTCTCAGGATGACTGCGGTGATGGCAGCGACGAGGAGAACTGCCCGGTCATTGTGCCCACCAGAGTCATCACTGCAGCCGTCATAGGGAGCCTCATCTGCGGCCTGTTGCTGGTCATCGCACTGGGGTGCACCTGCAAGCTCTACTCGCTGAGAATGTTTGAACGGAG ATCATTTGAAACACAGTTGTCCAGAGTGGAAGCAGAATTGCTAAGAAGAGAAGCCCCTCCCTCTTACGGACAACTGATTGCTCAGGGTTTAATTCCACCAGTGGAAGATTTTCCTGTTTGTTCGCCTAACCAG GCTTCCGTTCTGGAAAACCTGAGGCTAGCTGTGCGATCTCAGCTCGGATTCACTTCCATCAGACTCCCCATGGCAGGCAGATCCAGCAGCATTTGGAATCGTATCTTTAATTTTGCAAGATCTCGTCATTCGGGGTCTTTGGCTCTGGTCTCAGCAGATGGTGACGAGGTTGTCCCTAGTCAGAGTGCCAGCAGAGAACCTGAAAGAAACCACACTCACAGAAGTCTGTTTTCCGTGGAGTCAGACGACACAGACACGGAAACTGAGAGAAGAGACGCAGCAGGAGCGGCTGGTGGGGTTGCAGCTCCTTTGCCCCAGAAAGTCCCTCCCACAACAGCAGTGGAAGCAACGGTGGGAGCAAGCGGAAGTTCCTCAACCCAGAGTACCCGAGGCGGTCACACAGATAATGGAAGGGATGCGACAAGTGTGGAACCCCCAAGTGTGAGTCCAGCCCGACACCAGCTCACAAGTGCACTAAGTCGTATGACTCAGGGGCTGCGTTGGGTACGTTTTACATTAGGGCGGTCAAGCTCTGCAAATCAGAACCAGAGTCCTTTGAGACAGCTTGATAACGGGACCGGTGGAAGAGAAGAAGATGATGATGTTGAAATGCTTATTCCAGTTTCTGATGGAGCTTCTTCAGACTTTGATGTGAATGACTGCTCTAGACCTCTTCTTGATCTTCCTTCAGACCAAGGACAAGGCTTGAGGCAGCCATATACTGCAACAAACCCTGGAGTGAGGCCAGCTAGTCGAGATGGCCCCTGTGAGCGCTGTGGTATTGTCCACACAGCACAGATACCGGACACTTGCTTAGAAGCATCGCTGAAGAATGAAACGAGTGATGATGAGGCTTTGTTACTTTGTTAG